From Carettochelys insculpta isolate YL-2023 chromosome 22, ASM3395843v1, whole genome shotgun sequence, one genomic window encodes:
- the LOC142024960 gene encoding butyrophilin subfamily 1 member A1-like has translation MEIARVTLDPDTAHPQLVLSEGGKSVRWECTRQRRPNNPERFNYETCVLGCEGFTSGRHCWEVEVGDGLFWALGVARESVKRKGGISLSPEGGIWAVRRWDHQFQALTSPVTHLPLSRAPRRIRVCLDCDRGQVTFIDADAEAPIFTFPPGSVPGGRIRPWLGVLDCRSQLRLCP, from the exons ATGGAAATTG cccgtgtgactctggatccagacacggctcatccccaactcgtcctgtctgagggtgggaaaagtgtgAGATGGGAATGTACACGGCAGCGACGGCCCAACAACCCGGAGAGATTCAACTATGAGacctgtgtgctgggctgtgaggggttcacctcggggagacattgctgggaggtggaggtgggggatgggttgttctgggctctgggggtggccagagagtctgtgaagaggaagggagggatcagcctcagccctgagggGGGGATCTGGGCTGTGCGGCGGTGGGATCATCAGTTCcaggctctcacctcccctgtgacccacctgcccctgagccgggccccccgcaggatccgggtgtgtctggactgtgacCGGGGGCAGGTGACATTTATTGATGCTGATGCCGAGGCCCCGATCTTCACTTTCCCACCAGGCTCCGTCCCTGGGGGGAGAAtccggccctggctgggggtgttggACTGTAGATCCCAGCTCCGACTGTGTCCCTGA